The following proteins are encoded in a genomic region of Terriglobia bacterium:
- a CDS encoding TonB-dependent receptor: MRSSRFWFAFILCISLTTFAPLPAGAQSTVATGSIQGTVTDPNGAVVPGASVTITNKGTGQSSKFTSSSSGTYASGALIPGQYEVKIEAKGFQTQAISVPVQVGNITPGNAKLTLGQSTEVVEVTGSAVAVNTEQATVQGVLTTEQIENLPINGRNFLDLAQLEPGVQIQDGGSFDPTKNGFSSISFGGRFGRTARIEVDGIDISDETVGTTTQNLPAGAIQEFQVSQSSLDLSTELTSSGAVNVVTRSGSNKWHGQAFYLFRDDSIAARIAPTQIPFQRNNFGGELGGPILKDRLFFFVDAERLKQDQTQPVTNGAPFGVNDGGFAGPFRDTNGVAKLDWRIGDNIHAFYRFSYEQNHDITGFIPNSFSPFDNVNNTPVHAAGLDFNTGAFTHSIRFGYTKFRNGITDATAGVFNPAPAVAISIGSDATCLNGGDAFCSGSNPLAPQKTYQQNIQTKYDGSRTVRSHVLRYGFGYNHIQGGGFASFFGLAPTVNSDPTAFNPGAAPFGGGASNPLNYPALLVIMGNGLGFSSEKPAFGLPGGGLGPDNRIQLYGGDSWKIKPNLTVNFGLRYVHDTGRTDSDLAPIPCSQLDPALAAPLAAAGTPCNGNILDLYGPGLGNRIRTPGHNFSPTAGFVWDPTGSGKTVIRAGAGIYFENSIFNNNLFNRPPHLAQGLFFGTAVPCAGGAPTGFTLPGGGVIPANLDPAILCGQPIGSVAAQLGQLQALYQTASKAVGASSNPSFIGNTLAEGVNITGNNMFAPNYQTPRSLQMNFGFERQLGKGVVWNADYIRNVGTHSLLAIDVNHVGDVRFFNKNIANSAISATNASFGCGASTSAVATNCAIAAGATIADYAGNGLTSGADLCSGGPCPGAAFAGQNPNLGVNQMLFPGGRSVYNAFQTSLRANVRNPFTGVKGLNWIVSYALSRYLGSALDSDFINPAIDNNHPTQSLGPNGLDRTHQFSFGGTVDLPGSFRFGSVGHIYSPLATNLFLPGAGAGGIFISDVTGDGSGDGSGVYGPTGDLVPGTKLGAYGRSIKGKDLTSFIQNFNSNVAGSATPAGQVLIQNGLFSLAQLQQLGGVIQPLDVPTGPVQSLGWLKTIDLSLAYPRKIGENFTIEPSVAVFNAFNISNFDGSAKNSLNGFLNTGAGSVNDSTQADHNRFRTLPGTGVFNLGSPRVIEFGMKLKF, from the coding sequence ATGAGAAGTTCAAGGTTCTGGTTTGCTTTTATCCTATGTATTAGTTTGACAACTTTTGCGCCGCTGCCTGCGGGCGCACAATCCACCGTAGCCACCGGAAGCATTCAGGGCACGGTCACAGATCCAAACGGCGCCGTTGTTCCCGGCGCGTCTGTCACCATCACCAACAAAGGGACAGGCCAATCCAGCAAATTCACCAGTTCGTCCAGCGGCACATATGCCTCGGGCGCGCTGATACCCGGTCAATATGAAGTTAAGATCGAAGCCAAGGGGTTCCAGACACAGGCCATCAGTGTGCCGGTGCAGGTTGGCAACATAACTCCCGGCAACGCCAAATTGACACTGGGGCAATCAACCGAAGTGGTGGAAGTAACTGGCTCCGCTGTTGCCGTGAACACGGAACAGGCGACTGTTCAGGGCGTACTTACCACTGAGCAGATTGAGAATCTCCCCATCAATGGCCGCAACTTCCTTGATCTGGCGCAGCTCGAACCGGGCGTGCAGATTCAGGATGGCGGCAGCTTTGATCCCACCAAGAACGGATTTTCTTCCATCTCTTTCGGAGGCCGTTTTGGCCGCACGGCCCGCATTGAAGTGGACGGCATCGATATTTCGGATGAAACTGTCGGCACCACAACCCAGAATTTGCCTGCAGGCGCGATCCAGGAGTTTCAAGTCAGCCAGTCATCTCTTGATCTCTCCACCGAGCTGACGTCTTCAGGCGCAGTCAATGTTGTGACTCGTTCTGGTTCGAATAAGTGGCACGGGCAGGCCTTCTACCTGTTTCGCGATGATAGTATTGCCGCCCGCATAGCTCCCACCCAGATTCCGTTTCAACGCAACAATTTCGGAGGAGAACTGGGCGGCCCCATCTTGAAAGACAGGCTGTTCTTCTTTGTGGACGCCGAGCGGTTGAAACAGGACCAGACCCAGCCTGTGACGAATGGGGCGCCTTTTGGCGTGAATGACGGCGGTTTTGCCGGGCCGTTCCGTGACACCAACGGCGTGGCCAAACTCGATTGGCGCATAGGAGACAACATCCACGCCTTTTACAGATTCTCTTACGAACAGAACCACGACATCACGGGCTTCATCCCGAACAGTTTTTCGCCGTTTGATAACGTCAACAATACTCCCGTCCACGCGGCCGGACTGGATTTCAATACCGGAGCCTTTACCCACTCAATTCGTTTTGGCTATACCAAGTTCCGCAACGGCATCACGGACGCAACTGCGGGCGTATTCAATCCCGCTCCGGCGGTCGCCATTTCGATTGGATCAGACGCGACCTGTTTGAATGGCGGAGACGCTTTCTGTTCCGGATCCAACCCGCTTGCCCCGCAAAAGACCTATCAACAGAACATTCAAACCAAGTACGACGGAAGCAGAACGGTACGTTCGCATGTGCTGCGCTACGGATTTGGCTATAACCACATTCAGGGCGGCGGCTTTGCCAGTTTCTTCGGTCTGGCGCCCACGGTGAACTCCGATCCCACTGCATTCAATCCCGGAGCAGCTCCGTTTGGCGGGGGTGCCAGCAACCCCCTGAATTACCCGGCCCTGCTCGTAATTATGGGCAACGGCCTGGGGTTCTCGTCGGAAAAGCCGGCATTTGGCTTGCCCGGAGGCGGATTAGGACCGGACAACCGGATCCAGTTGTACGGCGGCGATTCGTGGAAGATCAAGCCAAACCTGACCGTTAACTTCGGCCTGCGCTATGTACATGACACCGGTCGTACTGACAGCGATCTTGCGCCGATACCTTGTTCCCAACTTGATCCCGCCCTGGCCGCTCCTTTGGCGGCTGCCGGTACACCTTGCAATGGCAACATCCTGGATCTGTATGGTCCCGGGTTAGGTAACAGAATCCGCACTCCTGGACACAATTTCAGTCCCACGGCCGGCTTTGTGTGGGACCCGACCGGCAGCGGCAAGACAGTCATCCGCGCCGGAGCCGGTATTTATTTTGAAAACTCCATCTTCAACAACAACCTGTTTAACCGGCCCCCGCATCTGGCGCAAGGACTCTTCTTCGGTACGGCGGTTCCGTGCGCTGGTGGGGCACCGACTGGCTTCACCCTGCCGGGCGGAGGGGTGATCCCGGCTAACCTTGATCCTGCCATTCTCTGCGGTCAGCCGATTGGGAGCGTGGCAGCACAACTCGGTCAATTACAGGCGCTCTACCAGACGGCAAGCAAAGCTGTAGGAGCATCCAGCAACCCGTCATTCATCGGCAATACGCTGGCGGAGGGTGTCAACATAACCGGCAACAACATGTTCGCCCCAAATTATCAAACGCCGCGCTCCCTTCAAATGAACTTCGGTTTTGAGCGGCAACTCGGCAAAGGTGTGGTATGGAATGCCGACTATATCCGAAACGTAGGGACCCACAGCCTGCTCGCGATTGACGTAAACCATGTGGGCGACGTACGGTTCTTCAATAAGAACATCGCAAATTCGGCAATTTCAGCTACTAATGCTTCTTTCGGTTGCGGTGCTTCAACGTCTGCTGTTGCAACAAACTGTGCCATAGCAGCCGGGGCCACCATCGCCGATTATGCCGGCAATGGGCTGACCTCCGGCGCCGACCTGTGCAGTGGCGGTCCTTGCCCGGGAGCGGCGTTTGCTGGCCAAAACCCGAATCTCGGCGTGAACCAGATGCTGTTCCCTGGTGGCCGTTCGGTTTACAACGCGTTTCAGACTTCTCTTCGCGCCAACGTCCGTAATCCTTTTACCGGCGTTAAGGGACTGAACTGGATCGTTTCTTACGCCTTGTCCCGCTATCTGGGCTCCGCGTTGGACTCGGACTTTATCAATCCCGCGATTGACAACAACCATCCAACCCAGTCCCTTGGCCCGAATGGGCTGGACCGTACTCACCAGTTCTCGTTCGGTGGCACAGTTGATCTGCCGGGTTCGTTCCGGTTCGGCAGCGTCGGCCATATCTATAGTCCACTGGCAACCAACCTGTTCCTGCCGGGTGCCGGAGCGGGTGGTATTTTCATCAGCGACGTCACCGGCGATGGCTCGGGCGACGGCAGCGGCGTTTACGGTCCCACGGGTGATCTTGTACCCGGCACCAAGCTGGGCGCGTATGGCCGCAGTATCAAGGGCAAGGACTTGACCAGCTTTATCCAGAACTTCAACAGCAACGTGGCCGGCTCGGCTACTCCCGCTGGGCAAGTACTCATCCAGAATGGCCTGTTCTCACTGGCGCAGCTTCAACAGTTGGGCGGCGTTATTCAGCCACTCGATGTTCCCACTGGCCCCGTGCAAAGCCTGGGCTGGCTCAAGACCATCGATCTTAGCCTGGCTTATCCTCGCAAAATCGGTGAAAACTTCACCATTGAACCCAGCGTCGCTGTGTTCAATGCCTTCAACATATCCAACTTCGATGGCTCGGCGAAAAATAGCCTGAATGGCTTCCTGAACACCGGCGCCGGTTCAGTCAATGATTCCACCCAAGCTGATCACAACCGGTTCCGCACTCTGCCGGGCACCGGAGTGTTCAACTTAGGTTCGCCGCGTGTCATTGAATTTGGCATGAAGCTGAAGTTCTAG
- a CDS encoding LemA family protein, producing the protein MMPLIVIGILVLGAIFILAGMYNSLVQLRVRADSAWSDIDVQLKRRHDLIPNLVETVKGYAAHEKGTFENIAKFRSQAMQATTPADKAQAEGQLSGALKSLFAVAENYPELKASEQFTGLQSSLNSIEDNIQNARRYYNAVVRDFNTRVQSFPTNIIAGMFGFHARQFFEMETPADRENVAVKF; encoded by the coding sequence ATGATGCCACTGATTGTGATCGGGATACTGGTGCTGGGCGCGATCTTCATTCTGGCCGGAATGTACAACAGCCTGGTTCAGCTGCGCGTTCGCGCGGATTCAGCATGGTCAGATATTGACGTGCAACTGAAGCGCCGCCATGACCTGATCCCAAACCTGGTGGAGACCGTAAAAGGCTACGCCGCGCATGAAAAAGGGACATTCGAGAACATAGCCAAATTTCGTTCCCAGGCCATGCAAGCCACAACGCCGGCGGACAAGGCGCAGGCGGAAGGCCAGCTTTCCGGCGCGCTTAAGAGCCTATTTGCCGTGGCAGAAAATTATCCTGAGCTGAAAGCTTCTGAACAGTTCACGGGGTTGCAAAGTTCGCTTAATTCAATTGAAGACAACATCCAGAACGCGCGGCGCTACTACAACGCAGTGGTGCGCGACTTCAACACCCGCGTGCAATCGTTTCCGACCAATATCATCGCGGGGATGTTCGGCTTCCATGCGCGGCAGTTCTTTGAAATGGAAACGCCCGCCGATCGCGAAAATGTGGCCGTAAAGTTTTAA